A genomic region of Phragmites australis chromosome 2, lpPhrAust1.1, whole genome shotgun sequence contains the following coding sequences:
- the LOC133909379 gene encoding beta-glucosidase 4-like isoform X1 — protein sequence MGSAEAEVTRADFPDGFVFGVATSAYQIEGARKEGGKGDSIWDVFTEDKERILDRSNADVAVDHYHRYKEDIELMVSLGFHAYRFSISWARIFPDGLGEKINEQGVAFYNDLINFMIEKGIEPYATLYHWDLPNNLQKTVGGWLSDKIVEYFALYAEACFANFGDRVKHWITINEPLQTAVNGYGIGVFAPGGCEGETSRCYLVAHHQILAHAAAVDVYRRKFKAAQDGEVGLVVDCEWAEPFSEKVEDRIAAERRLDFQLGWYLDPIYFGDYPESMRQRLGNDLPTFSEKDKEFIRNKIDFIGLNHYTLRFIAHHQNPEDIYFYRVQQVERIEKRNSGEKIGERAASEWLFIVPWGLRKLLTYIAKRYENPAIYVTENGMDEEDDQSAPLDQVLNDTTRVGYFKGYLASVAQAIKDGADIRGYFAWSFLDNFEWAMGYTKRFGIVYVDYKNGLCRHPKASALWFSRFLKGEAAEN from the exons AGGAGGGAGGCAAAGGAGATAGCATATGGGATGTCTTCACAGAAGACAAAG AACGTATCTTAGACAGAAGCAATGCAGATGTTgcagttgatcattaccatcgATACAAG GAAGACATTGAGCTCATGGTCAGTTTGGGTTTTCATGCTTATAGATTTTCCATATCTTGGGCACGTATATTTCCTG ATGGCCTGGGGGAAAAGATCAATGAGCAAGGAGTTGCCTTCTATAACGACCTTATCAATTTTATGATCGAGAAAG GAATTGAGCCTTACGCAACCCTCTATCATTGGGATCTTCCAAACAATCTTCAAAAGACTGTGGGGGGCTGGCTTTCTGACAAGATTGT GGAGTACTTTGCATTGTATGCAGAAGCTTGCTTTGCAAATTTTGGAGACAGAGTAAAGCATTGGATAACAATCAATGAGCCTCTTCAAACTGCAGTCAATGGTTATGGGATTGGAGTTTTTGCACCCGGAGGATGTGAAGGTGAAACTTCTAGATGTTACTTGGTCGCTCATCACCAAATCTTGGCtcatgctgctgctgttgatgtTTACAGAAGGAAATTCAAG gCTGCACAAGATGGTGAAGTAGGGCTGGTTGTCGACTGTGAATGGGCCGAACCGTTTTCTGAGAAAGTAGAAGATCGAATTGCTGCAGAACGGAGGCTTGACTTTCAACTTGGATG GTACCTAGACCCAATATATTTCGGTGATTACCCAGAAAGCATGCGTCAGCGGCTGGGCAATGATCTTCCAACCTTCTCAGAGAAAGATAAAGAATTCATCAGGaacaaaattgattttattGGACTAAATCATTATACTTTGAGATTCATTGCTCATCATCAGAATCCAGAAGATATCTATTTTTATCGAGTACAACAAGTGGAGAGAATTG AAAAACGGAATAGTGGTGAAAAAATTGGTGAAAGG GCTGCATCTGAATGGCTTTTCATAGTTCCTTGGGGTCTTCGTAAATTACTTACTTATATAGCAAAGAGATACGAAAATCCAGCAATTTATGTAACTGAGAATG GCATGGATGAGGAAGACGATCAATCGGCACCCCTTGACCAGGTTTTAAATGACACAACGAGAGTTGGTTACTTCAAAGGATACCTTGCTTCAGTTGCACAAGCAATCAA GGATGGAGCTGATATTCGAGGATACTTTGCATGGTCATTCCTTGACAACTTTGAGTGGGCTATGGGATACACCAAGAGGTTTGGCATTGTTTATGTCGATTACAAGAATGGGCTTTGCAGACATCCTAAAGCATCAGCCCTGTGGTTCTCACGCTTCTTGAAGGGCGAGGCTGCTGAAAACTAA
- the LOC133909379 gene encoding beta-glucosidase 4-like isoform X2, translating into MNLKIEGARKEGGKGDSIWDVFTEDKERILDRSNADVAVDHYHRYKEDIELMVSLGFHAYRFSISWARIFPDGLGEKINEQGVAFYNDLINFMIEKGIEPYATLYHWDLPNNLQKTVGGWLSDKIVEYFALYAEACFANFGDRVKHWITINEPLQTAVNGYGIGVFAPGGCEGETSRCYLVAHHQILAHAAAVDVYRRKFKAAQDGEVGLVVDCEWAEPFSEKVEDRIAAERRLDFQLGWYLDPIYFGDYPESMRQRLGNDLPTFSEKDKEFIRNKIDFIGLNHYTLRFIAHHQNPEDIYFYRVQQVERIEKRNSGEKIGERAASEWLFIVPWGLRKLLTYIAKRYENPAIYVTENGMDEEDDQSAPLDQVLNDTTRVGYFKGYLASVAQAIKDGADIRGYFAWSFLDNFEWAMGYTKRFGIVYVDYKNGLCRHPKASALWFSRFLKGEAAEN; encoded by the exons AGGAGGGAGGCAAAGGAGATAGCATATGGGATGTCTTCACAGAAGACAAAG AACGTATCTTAGACAGAAGCAATGCAGATGTTgcagttgatcattaccatcgATACAAG GAAGACATTGAGCTCATGGTCAGTTTGGGTTTTCATGCTTATAGATTTTCCATATCTTGGGCACGTATATTTCCTG ATGGCCTGGGGGAAAAGATCAATGAGCAAGGAGTTGCCTTCTATAACGACCTTATCAATTTTATGATCGAGAAAG GAATTGAGCCTTACGCAACCCTCTATCATTGGGATCTTCCAAACAATCTTCAAAAGACTGTGGGGGGCTGGCTTTCTGACAAGATTGT GGAGTACTTTGCATTGTATGCAGAAGCTTGCTTTGCAAATTTTGGAGACAGAGTAAAGCATTGGATAACAATCAATGAGCCTCTTCAAACTGCAGTCAATGGTTATGGGATTGGAGTTTTTGCACCCGGAGGATGTGAAGGTGAAACTTCTAGATGTTACTTGGTCGCTCATCACCAAATCTTGGCtcatgctgctgctgttgatgtTTACAGAAGGAAATTCAAG gCTGCACAAGATGGTGAAGTAGGGCTGGTTGTCGACTGTGAATGGGCCGAACCGTTTTCTGAGAAAGTAGAAGATCGAATTGCTGCAGAACGGAGGCTTGACTTTCAACTTGGATG GTACCTAGACCCAATATATTTCGGTGATTACCCAGAAAGCATGCGTCAGCGGCTGGGCAATGATCTTCCAACCTTCTCAGAGAAAGATAAAGAATTCATCAGGaacaaaattgattttattGGACTAAATCATTATACTTTGAGATTCATTGCTCATCATCAGAATCCAGAAGATATCTATTTTTATCGAGTACAACAAGTGGAGAGAATTG AAAAACGGAATAGTGGTGAAAAAATTGGTGAAAGG GCTGCATCTGAATGGCTTTTCATAGTTCCTTGGGGTCTTCGTAAATTACTTACTTATATAGCAAAGAGATACGAAAATCCAGCAATTTATGTAACTGAGAATG GCATGGATGAGGAAGACGATCAATCGGCACCCCTTGACCAGGTTTTAAATGACACAACGAGAGTTGGTTACTTCAAAGGATACCTTGCTTCAGTTGCACAAGCAATCAA GGATGGAGCTGATATTCGAGGATACTTTGCATGGTCATTCCTTGACAACTTTGAGTGGGCTATGGGATACACCAAGAGGTTTGGCATTGTTTATGTCGATTACAAGAATGGGCTTTGCAGACATCCTAAAGCATCAGCCCTGTGGTTCTCACGCTTCTTGAAGGGCGAGGCTGCTGAAAACTAA
- the LOC133909380 gene encoding formin-like protein 1 — MPSPRQFLQLLLPILLATCCVDGANAPATARRQLHQPFFPDQPAKPSATPPAPAPPFFPTLPGPPPPTGSTGQEQPTYPALVLPNTGSSGGTPPAGGSHGSKRSSKLVPAILLPLLTVAVLGLSIVFFFSHRRSNVGRGGGGGCVGGEEAKFSHPERTSLFARDEFGGSGGAGAAPAATSAEFLYVGTLASRADEKSSDTTSSGDEESRSSGGSPELRPLPPLARQCAPPASGSPGGSSSPSGEEEFYSLQGSSKTSSSRRTLAAAVEAAVVARDRSRGGSPGSTLSTPSYPSSPGATMSPAPASPPAFSSPGESGRRSVKSRSESARIVSLPAAPPTPPPPPPFAPILPPPPPPRRKPPSPSPPCSPLNDKSPLRSTTDAISRNPFAQPPTPPTSSQAPPPPPPPGPPPPPPPPPPPPPVGYWESRVRKPNTSKETRSPALSPPPQAASFRSVPPTDAFPSRLLESAYQGDKSEETTPRPKLKPLHWDKVRASSDRVMVWDQLKSSSFQVNEEMIETLFICNPASAAAKEATRRPVLPTPKAENKVLDPKKAQNIAILLRALNVTKEEVCDALWEGNTENFGAELLETLLKMAPTKEEEIKLREFKEETSPIKLGPAEKFLKAVLDVPFAFKRVDAMLYIANFDSEVNYLKKSFNILETACDELRNSILFLKLLEAVLKTGNRMNVGTNRGDAHAFKLDTLLKLVDVKGTDGKTTLLHFVVQEIIRSEGSRLSASNQTTPRTLANPLREELECKKLGLQVVAGLANELGNVKKAAAMDSDVLSSYVAKLAGGIDKITEVLRLNEELKSRDDAWQFHDRMQKFLKKADDEIIRVQAQESVALSLVKEITEYFHGDSAKEEAHPFRIFMVVRDFLSVLDQVCKEVGRINDRTIASSVRHFPVPVNPMMPQFFPRINALRAGFSDDESSATSMSSP; from the exons GcaacgccgccggcgccggcgccaccgTTCTTTCCCACGCTGCCCGggccgcccccgccgacgggGTCGACGGGGCAGGAGCAGCCGACGTACCCAGCTCTAGTGCTCCCCAACACCGGTTCCAGCGGCGGGACACCTCCGGCCGGCGGCTCGCATGGGTCCAAGAGGTCATCCAAGCTCGTCCCGGCCATACTGCTGCCGCTGCTCACGGTGGCCGTGCTTGGTTTGTCCATCGTGTTCTTCTTCTCGCACCGCCGGAGCAATGTAGGGCGtgggggaggcggcggctgtGTCGGTGGCGAGGAGGCCAAGTTCTCGCACCCGGAAAGGACGAGCCTTTTCGCGCGCGACGAGTTCGGCGGTAGCGGCGGGGCCGGGGCTGCGCCGGCGGCTACGTCGGCCGAGTTCCTGTACGTGGGGACGTTGGCGAGCAGAGCCGATGAGAAGAGCAGCGACACGACGTCGTCCGGCGACGAGGAGTCCCGGAGCTCCGGCGGATCACCGGAGCTCCGTCCACTGCCGCCTCTGGCGCGGCAATGCGCGCCTCCGGCgtcggggagccccggcgggTCCTCCTCCCCGTCCGGGGAGGAGGAATTCTACTCGCTGCAAGGCTCGTCGAAGACGTCGAGCTCACGCAGGACTCTGGCCGCGGCAGTCGAGGCCGCCGTGGTAGCGCGCGACCGCTCGAGGGGCGGGTCACCCGGGTCGACCCTGAGCACGCCGTCGTACCCGTCGTCGCCGGGCGCGACGATGTCCCCGGCGCCCGCCTCGCCGCCTGCTTTCTCCAGCCCTGGCGAGTCCGGCCGCCGCTCCGTCAAGTCAAGATCGGAGAGCGCGCGCATCGTCAGCCTCCCGGCGGCTCCGCCAACTCCACCCCCGCCTCCACCCTTCGCGCCGATactgccaccaccgccacctcctcgccgGAAACCACCGTCCCCATCACCACCATGCTCTCCTCTCAACGACAAATCACCTCTCAGATCCACCACCGACGCCATCTCAAGAAACCCATTTGCCCAGCCACCAACCCCACCGACAAGCTCacaagctccacctccacctccgcctccaggccctccgccacctcctcctcctcctccgccgccgccgccggtgggcTACTGGGAGAGCCGCGTCCGGAAGCCCAACACGTCCAAAGAAACCCGTTCGCCGGCTCTGTCGCCGCCGCCCCAAGCTGCCAGCTTCAGGAGCGTTCCACCCACCGACGCGTTCCCGAGCCGGCTGCTGGAGAGTGCGTACCAGGGCGACAAGTCCGAGGAGACGACGCCGCGGCCGAAGCTGAAGCCGCTGCACTGGGACAAGGTCCGGGCCAGCTCCGATCGCGTCATGGTGTGGGATCAGCTCAAATCCAGCTCATTCCA GGTGAACGAGGAGATGATCGAGACGCTGTTCATTTGCAACCCGGCTAGTGCGGCGGCGAAGGAGGCGACGAGGAGGCCAGTGCTGCCGACGCCCAAGGCCGAGAACAAGGTGCTGGATCCGAAGAAGGCGCAGAACATTGCCATCTTGCTGCGCGCACTGAATGTGACCAAGGAGGAGGTCTGCGACGCTCTCTGGGAAG GTAACACAGAGAACTTCGGAGCAGAATTACTGGAGACTTTGCTAAAGATGGCTCCTACCAAGGAAGAGGAAATTAAATTGAGAGAATTCAAAGAGGAGACCTCTCCGATTAAACTTGGCCCTGCTGAGAAGTTCCTTAAGGCAGTCCTTGATGTGCCTTTTGCTTTCAAAAGAGTCGATGCAATGCTTTACATTGCGAACTTTGATTCGGAGGTCAATTACCTAAAGAAGTCGTTCAATATCCTTGAG ACTGCTTGCGATGAGCTTAGAAACAGCATATTATTTCTTAAGCTACTTGAAGCTGTTCTGAAGACTGGCAATAGGATGAATGTTGGCACAAACCGTGGCGATGCACATGCGTTCAAGCTTGATACTCTACTCAAACTGGTCGATGTCAAAGGCACTGATGGAAAGACAACCCTTCTGCACTTTGTCGTGCAGGAGATCATCCGATCAGAGGGCTCCCGCCTCTCTGCCAGCAACCAAACAACTCCAAGAACTCTTGCTAATCCTCTACGAGAAGAACTAGAGTGCAAAAAGCTAGGCCTCCAGGTAGTGGCTGGCCTTGCAAATGAGCTCGGCAATGTCAAGAAGGCAGCTGCCATGGATTCCGACGTGCTAAGCAGCTATGTTGCCAAACTTGCTGGAGGAATAGATAAGATCACTGAGGTGCTGCGATTGAACGAAGAACTGAAGTCAAGGGACGATGCGTGGCAGTTCCACGATAGAATGCAGAAGTTCTTGAAGAAGGCAGACGATGAGATTATCAGAGTTCAGGCTCAGGAGAGTGTTGCGCTGTCGCTTGTGAAGGAAATCACCGAGTACTTTCATGGGGACTCCGCAAAAGAGGAGGCTCATCCTTTCAGAATCTTCATGGTCGTCAGGGATTTCCTCTCTGTTCTTGACCAGGTCTGCAAGGAAGTCGGCAGAATCAATGACCGAACCATCGCTAGCTCCGTGCGCCATTTCCCGGTGCCCGTTAACCCAATGATGCCACAGTTTTTCCCGAGGATTAATGCGTTGAGAGCTGGATTCTCCGATGACGAGAGTTCAGCTACTTCAATGTCATCTCCGTGA